The region GGCCGTGCTCCACGACACGACCGTTGTGCAGCACGGCGACGCGGTGTGCGAGGGAGTCGACCACGGCCAGGTCGTGGCTGATGAACAGGCAGGCGAAACCGCGTTGTTGTTGGAGTTCGGTCAGCAGCGCCAGGATCGACGCCTGCACGGACACGTCCAGCGCGCTGGTCGGCTCGTCGGCGATGAGCAGGTCCGGGTCGAGGGCCAGCGCCCGCGCGATGCCGACGCGCTGGCGTTGGCCGCCGGAGAGCTCCCGGGGCCTGCGGGTGGCGAAGTCGGCGGGCAGCCGCACCGCGTCGAGCAGTTCGGCGACCCGGGCCCGGTGGTCGCCGGGGGCGCGGTGCACGCGCAGCGGTTCGGCGACGCACTCGGCGATCGTCATCCTGGGGTTCAGCGAGCTGCCCGGGTCCTGGAAGACGAAGCCGAACCGGCGGCGGGCCGAGCGCGGATCGGTGTCCAGGACCAGGGCGGTGCCCGCGTCCGGGCGCAGGACGCCCGCCGCCACCCGGCCCAGGGTGGACTTGCCGGAGCCCGATTCGCCCACCAGGCCGACCACTTCGCCGCGCGCCACGTGCAGGTCCACTGTGGACAGTGCGGTGAAGTCGCCGTAGCGCACGGTCACCCCGGTCAGCCTCAACGCGTCCGCGCCGGTGTGCGGCAGGGCCGGGTCGCGGTGCCCCAGCCGGGGGACGGCCGCCAGCAGCTCCCGGGTGTACGCGCGGGTGGGCGCGGCGAACAGCTCGTCCACCGGGGCCTGCTCGACCAGTTCGCCCCGGTGCAGCACGGCCACCCGGTCAGCCAGGTCGGCGACCACGCCCATGTTGTGGGTGATCAGCAGGATCGCGGTGCCCAGCCGGTCGCGCAGGTCACGCAACAGGGCCAGGATCTCGGCCTGCACGGTCACGTCCAGCGCGGTGGTCGGCTCGTCGGCGATGATCAGGTCCGGCTCGTTGGCCAGCGCCAGCGCGATCACCACCCGCTGCTTCTGGCCGCCGGAGAGCTGGTGCGGGTAGTGCCGGACCCGGGTGGCCGGGTCGGGGATGCCGACCAGGTCGAGCAGCCGGACCGCGTCCCGGCGGGCCGTCTGCCGGGTCAGCCCCCGGTGGGCCCGCAGCACGGCGGCGATCTGCCACCCGACGGTGTGCACGGGGTTGAGCGCCGTCGCCGGTTCCTGGAAGACCATGGCGACCGAACGCCCGCGCACCTCCCGCAGGGCCTCCTCGCCGGCACCCACCAGTTCGCGGGTGCCCAGCAGCACGCTGCCGCGCACCCGTGCGGTCGGCGGGAGCAGGCCCAGGACGGCGCGGGCGGTCACGGACTTGCCGGAGCCGGACTCCCCCACCAGCGCCAGGATCTCGCCCGGCGCGACGGTCAGGTCGAGGCCGCGCACCGCGCGGACGTCACCGAAGGAGACCTCCAGGCCGGAGATCGTCAGCAGGTCAGTCGTAGACACGTTCGGCCTCCGCCCACAGTCGCGCCACCAGCTTCGGGTCGTAGTCGGCCTGCTCCCCCGGTTCGTAGCGCACCCGGTGCAGCGTGCCGGTGAACGGGAACGTGCCGTCGCGCACGTGCGATTCCCAGTCGACCGGGCCGCCCCGGTCCGCGCCGACGCTGATCCCGGTGAACGGGGCCAGGCCGATCAACTGCGGTACGGGGTCCAGCGCCGCCGCGCCGGAACCGGTCTCCAGCACGAACTTCCAGCGGAACCCGGGCAGCGCCTCGGCGCGCAGCACCACGCGGGCCTCGCCTTCGGGGACCGGGACCGGGGTGGTGCGGTGGATGTCGCCGTACGCGTTGTAGGTCAAGTGGGCGTGGCCGTCGTCCACGTGCACGACGTAACCACCGCCCTGGTCGCCGTGCGCGAACAGCACGCCCCGGTCACCGGCGGTGGTCTCGACGTCGGCGAACGCCGTGAACGAGCGGAACTGGACGAGCTGCGCCGAGCGGTAGCGCTCCAGCAGCGGGGTTCCGGGGTAGAGGTCGACCGGGCGTTCCAGGCGCTCGTCGGACGGCCGGCGCAGCGATGCCGCCGGGCTGTGGTCGGTCAGCGGGAACACCGCGTTGTGCCAGGCGGCGGCCTCCCAGGCGGCGGCCAGCTCGGCGAGTTTCGCCGGGTGCCCGGCGGCGACGTCCGTGGTCTCGGTCGGGTCCTCGGCGACGTGGTAGAGCTCCCACTCGCTGTCGTCGTACGGGGTTCCGGGGCGGTGCCGGGTGACGATCTTCCAGCCGTCGGCGTAGTAGCCCCGGTTGCCGCCGGTCTCGGTGTACTGGGTGGTGTGCGGGCTCGGCGCGTCGGGCGAGCGCAGGACCGGGACGGCGCTGACGCCGTCCTGCTCGGCGGCGGGCACGCCGTGGCGGTGCTCCGCGCGGGGCACGCCGGCGAGGTCGAGCAGGGTCGGCGCGACATCGGTGACGTAGACGTACTGGTGGC is a window of Saccharothrix espanaensis DSM 44229 DNA encoding:
- a CDS encoding dipeptide ABC transporter ATP-binding protein encodes the protein MSTTDLLTISGLEVSFGDVRAVRGLDLTVAPGEILALVGESGSGKSVTARAVLGLLPPTARVRGSVLLGTRELVGAGEEALREVRGRSVAMVFQEPATALNPVHTVGWQIAAVLRAHRGLTRQTARRDAVRLLDLVGIPDPATRVRHYPHQLSGGQKQRVVIALALANEPDLIIADEPTTALDVTVQAEILALLRDLRDRLGTAILLITHNMGVVADLADRVAVLHRGELVEQAPVDELFAAPTRAYTRELLAAVPRLGHRDPALPHTGADALRLTGVTVRYGDFTALSTVDLHVARGEVVGLVGESGSGKSTLGRVAAGVLRPDAGTALVLDTDPRSARRRFGFVFQDPGSSLNPRMTIAECVAEPLRVHRAPGDHRARVAELLDAVRLPADFATRRPRELSGGQRQRVGIARALALDPDLLIADEPTSALDVSVQASILALLTELQQQRGFACLFISHDLAVVDSLAHRVAVLHNGRVVEHGPHHEVLRTPTAAYTRRLVDAVPLPDPVAQRARRTGLADVPA